In Paracoccaceae bacterium Fryx2, a single genomic region encodes these proteins:
- a CDS encoding N-acetylmuramoyl-L-alanine amidase, protein MGRIIGGVLALWLMLGGAAAQELSALARFDAAASRLEDSRRGIALDLALSQPVPWRVRLLDSPPRLVLDFREVDWAGLPDLARNSDRVLDLRAGAFRPGWSRLVLELDGPYLVGAASMTTNGATRVTLRLDPADPAAFAAKAAEPEPAGWALPEPAVTQQRQAPGDGPLVVVLDPGHGGIDPGAERDGLKEADLVLTFAREFKELLLRDGGFHVVMTREEDIFVPLETRISVARAAGAGLFLSLHADALAEGEAVGATLYTLSDEASDEAAATLAERHDRDDLLAGVDLTGQDDLVAGILMDMARTETAPRTERLTIALEAAMKASAVKMHRHPRQSAGFSVLKSPDIPSVLLELGFMSSARDLARLTDPAWRARMALALRDGLKAWAAEDAALRALRR, encoded by the coding sequence ATGGGGCGGATAATCGGGGGCGTGCTGGCGCTGTGGCTGATGCTGGGCGGCGCCGCGGCGCAGGAGCTTTCGGCGCTGGCGCGGTTCGACGCGGCGGCATCGCGGCTGGAGGACAGCAGGCGGGGCATCGCGCTGGATCTGGCGCTCAGCCAGCCGGTGCCGTGGCGGGTGCGGCTGCTCGACAGCCCGCCGCGTCTGGTGCTGGATTTCCGCGAGGTCGACTGGGCGGGCCTGCCGGACCTTGCGCGCAACAGCGACCGGGTGCTTGACCTGCGCGCCGGGGCGTTCCGGCCGGGCTGGTCGCGGCTGGTGCTGGAGCTTGACGGCCCCTATCTGGTCGGCGCGGCAAGCATGACCACGAACGGGGCAACCCGTGTCACGCTGCGGCTCGACCCGGCCGACCCGGCCGCTTTCGCGGCGAAGGCCGCCGAGCCGGAGCCCGCAGGCTGGGCGCTGCCCGAACCCGCCGTGACGCAGCAGCGGCAGGCGCCGGGCGACGGGCCGCTGGTGGTGGTGCTCGACCCCGGCCATGGCGGCATCGACCCGGGCGCGGAACGCGACGGGCTGAAGGAAGCCGACCTGGTGCTGACCTTCGCGCGCGAGTTCAAGGAACTGCTGCTGCGCGATGGCGGCTTTCACGTGGTGATGACCCGCGAGGAGGACATCTTCGTGCCGCTGGAAACCCGCATCTCGGTCGCCCGGGCGGCGGGGGCGGGGCTGTTCCTGTCGCTGCACGCCGATGCGCTGGCGGAAGGCGAGGCGGTGGGCGCCACGCTTTACACCCTGTCCGACGAGGCCAGCGACGAGGCGGCGGCGACCCTTGCCGAACGCCACGACCGCGACGACCTGCTGGCCGGGGTCGACCTGACCGGGCAGGACGATCTGGTGGCGGGCATCCTGATGGACATGGCGCGCACCGAAACCGCGCCCCGCACCGAACGCCTGACCATCGCGCTGGAGGCGGCGATGAAGGCATCGGCGGTGAAGATGCACCGCCACCCGCGCCAGTCGGCCGGCTTCTCGGTGCTGAAATCGCCCGACATCCCGTCGGTGCTGCTGGAACTTGGGTTCATGTCGTCGGCGCGCGATCTGGCGCGGCTGACCGATCCGGCGTGGCGGGCGCGGATGGCGCTGGCGCTGCGCGACGGGCTCAAGGCCTGGGCGGCCGAGGATGCGGCGCTGCGGGCCCTGCGCCGCTGA
- a CDS encoding DsbA family protein — MTLFPPVRCLPGLAAALMLSGAAMAQDAGSMTEAERTAFRAEVRAYLMENPEVLMEAIAVLEQRQQEDAVANDLALLETNADEILNDPNSWVGGNLDGDITLVEFVDYRCGYCRKAHDEVAELVKSDGNIRFVLKEYPILGEQSVLSSRFAIAVRQLAGDDAYARAHQALITFRGDVSTEALDRLAGELGLDGKAILARMDSPEVTAVLDANQSLGGRLEINGTPTFIIDRTMVRGYVPLDGMRSIVEGQRKG; from the coding sequence ATGACGCTATTCCCCCCGGTGCGCTGCCTGCCCGGCCTTGCCGCCGCCCTGATGCTGTCGGGTGCCGCCATGGCGCAGGACGCGGGCTCCATGACCGAGGCCGAACGCACCGCCTTCCGGGCCGAGGTGCGCGCCTATCTGATGGAAAACCCCGAGGTGCTGATGGAAGCCATCGCCGTGCTGGAACAGCGCCAGCAGGAAGATGCGGTCGCCAATGATCTGGCCCTGCTGGAAACCAATGCCGACGAGATTCTCAACGATCCGAACAGCTGGGTCGGCGGCAATCTCGACGGCGACATCACGCTGGTCGAATTCGTCGACTACCGCTGCGGCTATTGCCGCAAGGCGCATGACGAGGTTGCCGAACTGGTGAAATCGGATGGCAACATCCGCTTCGTGCTGAAGGAATACCCGATCCTGGGCGAACAGTCGGTGCTGTCGTCGCGCTTTGCCATCGCGGTGCGGCAACTGGCGGGCGACGACGCCTACGCCCGCGCCCATCAGGCGCTGATCACCTTTCGCGGCGACGTGAGCACCGAGGCGCTGGATCGGCTGGCGGGCGAACTGGGTCTGGACGGGAAGGCGATTCTGGCGCGGATGGATTCGCCCGAAGTCACCGCGGTGCTCGACGCCAACCAGAGCCTCGGCGGGCGGCTGGAGATCAACGGGACGCCGACCTTCATCATCGACCGGACCATGGTGCGCGGTTATGTGCCGCTGGACGGGATGCGCTCGATCGTCGAAGGCCAGCGCAAGGGCTGA